TATGATGATAGAGTCAAGAGATCACAGAGTGATCTTGTGAGAGAGGATAGAGTTCCACTCCTGCTACTCCTCTAGTCTTTTTTTCTAGAATCTTTGCAATGCTTAGTaactgaaaagaaaggaaggtctGATTCCCATGCTTACCCAGCTATAACCCTTTACTAGAAGAAAAATCATCATTGGAGTTAATGTGAGAGGACCTACTATTTCTATAAAGTTGGGAAAGTTCTTTATGCCTCAGTGTTCTAGTTTTCAAAATGATCtcattctaaggtcccttctagatctaaatcttaTGGTACCCCTTAAATCATGAGGTAAGGCTTGATTAATCTCACCATTGTCTGACCCATTAACAATATTACTTTTGTCTTATTTCTGAAGGTTTAAGCTCCCCATCTTAgcatcataggatcatggatttacaACTAGAAGGCATCTCAGAGAGGTCATTttatccaatcctttcattttctatctagggaaactgaggtctagagaaattAGAAAGAGACATGACATGCCCAAGTCTTGAATGGTAATATTGTGATTCAAATCTAGATCCTTGGATTCCCATTCTAGCACTGTTTACACCAATGGTGTcaacaaatagaaatggatcctttgtggctgcatattgacttagaaaaccacaaattaatattatctttatcattatgttttatttttatttattttgttgaacattccccaattatattttaatataatttaatatggtTCTGGCTAAACTCTGGTTTTGTGGGCTGTAGGCCAAGAATTTGACACCTCTGATTCATGCTTTATCACATGGCCTCTCATTCCTAAATCTTTAAGGTAGATGAAAAGCAAGGCTACTTTCATGAGGTTACTTGCCTGGCCAACTTAGCAGCCAGGTTCAAACTCCTCTGAGgaacagaagagggaaaaggatttGAATGGGGGATTTGAGGAGGAAAACCTCTAATCTTGAATTTGAGAGTGCTAGTCttgcagtcagaaagactcatcttcctgagttcaaatctaacattGGGCACTTACTAGCaatatgaccctggtcaagtcacttagaccTGTTTACTtccgtttccccatctgtatGAATCTgagaatggcaaaccaatccactatctctgccaagaaaactccaaatgggatcatgaagagtccgATACAATGGAAATAACTGAACCACCACTACCACAACAAAATGACCTGGGACTGTGAGACTTTTTTATAGTCTATGTTAGGAAGTCACATCTTCTTGGGAACTGCACTGGGGATCTGGATGGATAGACTCTTTCTGGCTGGAAGTATAGATTTTGTCCATGTTGGTTTACCTTTCAAAGTGACCTTTGCATATTATAGATGCAGTGGCTATCAACTTAAGGAGAGCCATTTCTTTCTTGATAGAGGTAGAATTTTATTTCAAGTCAGTTCAAAACTAAGGAAAGAGCAAAGAAATACTTGGTAATTGCCATGAGGGTAGGAAGAAGATCAGACCATCAGAGAAAACTATAGCCCTTTGGGTTCCTGGGTATTTGTAGTTAGATATCCGAGAGGAATCATTTCCTAATTATGATCCACAGAAGCTCACAGCCCCAAAACACAttgttatgaaaagaaaattaacctGGCACATTGGAAAGAGTATTGGGTTTCAGATAAGctggcctgggtttgaatcttcccTCAGCTACCTATTACTTTGGACAGGTCCCTTCAGGTCTAGGGACCTCAGGGTTATCCACTAGAAAACAAAGCTtttgaacttgatttttttttcctaagatcCAGTCACAATGCCCATTTCTATGTCTTGTCTCCATACAGATCCCACCCCTTTAACATATCAGGGACTTGGGGAATGGAGTCACCATTGAAGTTATCCAGCACTTGACAGCCAGTCAATGTAGTGAACCGAGAATAGGTCTCAGAGTCACTAAGTCCCAAATTCAAAGTCCATCTCTGCCATAATGGGTGGGTGAGCCTAGGCAAGCCATGTTACTTCTATGTGCCCTGAACAACTTTCTGAGATCATTGGTTGTAGAAAAGCTTCTGGTCTGCATTGCTAAAGGGAGCTTCCTTCATTTGAATTTGAAAAGGGAGCTTCTCCAACTGAAGTTCCTTGTACAAATCAAACCACATATCTAGTTTTAAAACACAGAAAATCACATATAAGAGATGAatatgggggacagctaggtggctcagcggatagagagtcaggccaagagacaagaggtcctgggttcaaatctagcttcagacacttcctagctgtgtgactctgggcaagtctcttaacccccattgcctagcctatcttctgtcttagaatcaatacttattctaagatggaagataagagtttaaaaaaaaaaaaaactaatatggGACTTCCCGTAGCAGAACTTGGATGtcaagaaaggagaaagactAGACAAATTCAATTCACATCCACAGAAAGAGACCTAGCCCTAGATTTCAGCCTGGCATTAAGGGTGAGAGAGGCTAGATGGGCCAGGAAATCACATGGTCTGTTTGGAGTGTATGTGAGGCTAAACAGGGAAGAGTTTACTGCTTGGTTCTGCTGGGGGTGTTATCACTCTCATTAGTAAACCTGGTATCAATAAACAAGCATTGAGCACACAATGCCACTTGCTGCTTCAAAAACTGACTGAAAAACCACCCCCTATTTGGATTGGCTTCAGAAAGAGGCCAGATTGGATCCAAGACACTCCAAAGCAGATCAAAACAAGGAGAGAAATGATCTCAGCTGCTCTTCTCTCCTCAAGCATCTTTCCAAGACTGTTAGCGAGGTCTTGGATGCAGCTGAGAGGGGAGCCTAAGCCCCTAGAAAAGAATGCCCTAGAAAGGCTGGGGAGAGGCTGTCAGGTTGGCCAGAGAGATTATCCATTAGGTATCTGTTATacctattctatattctatatagcTATTATATAGATAGAATTTAAACATATAGGAAGGAGATCTGGTATTTCTTTCTAAGCTTGGCAGTGCAACCTTAGGTTGgctatttaacctctctgttccTCTTTCCCTTGGAAGGCGACAAGGAGGCAGGAACACTTTGCCAGGACTTTCTGAATTGACTCCCTAGTCTTGAGTCCTGGCATGGAGCAAGGAGCACCCATTTGCCAGCTGGAACTTGATGCCAATAGAATTTTGGAACCCCAGAGGTCAAATCAGAGCCTCATCCCTCTCTTCAatccacagctgtgctcccatCTGGCAAATCCttaggaaaacacacacacacacacacacacacacacacacacacacacacacacacacacacacgctgagTACATTAAGCCCTACCTGGATCCCCAGCTGTCACATTCTTTTTCAGGTATCACTTCTTCTGCCAGATCCTTAATGGGGATTGGGGGACCACCTGTTGCGGTGTCTCCCGCtctgaaggggagggaggagggagaacctGACCTCCCTAAATGCTAGAGATGTCTGTCAACTTCTTCCTTTCTGAGCATGTCGGGGTTTTGGTCTGTTCTCCTTAGCTCCATTCTTCCAAAAAACCCAGGGGAAGGATCTTTGCTAGTAACAAAATGGGGCTTCCGACCTCATCTCTCAACTTAGATCCAGTCCCCTTGCAAAAGGCTGGAGCCAAAGCCCTTCCGTTTAGGCAAGCATCCCGCGGAAGGAATCAATAAAGTGCTCACCACCCCATGGACTGACTGACTGTTGCCCACCTCCAGCTCGTGGCCACTTGGTTccctgggggagagggagaaagaaggcaaAATGAAACTTTCTACCTGTGCCTAGCATCCATAACCAGcaatccctccctttccccacctccccaaGTCGCTGcgtgggagtggggagaggggagctCTATCTGGGGAGTTCTGCCTCTGGATCCCTTCTCTCCGTGCTTAcgattatgattttttttttttttttagcctcttgCATCCCTCTCTCCTGCTCCTAGATCAGCAGCCCTCCTTCGTCTCCGAGGAGGCTGCCTGCTGGCATTTGGAACACTGCCCATCAGAGGAAGctgggtaggagggagggagccaAGGAATGAGCAGGGAAAGGAACAGGGTTCCAGAGTCCAGAAccaggggtgggggggaataGAGCGAATCCAGCCGGTCTCACTGCCTGCCGTGGGCTGTGCTGATGCTCTGCGGTACATCAGTGCATCCAGGCTGACATCCCTCTAGATGCTTAACACAGGGCATTATGCACTGGTTAACAGGCTGGGAGCTGCTGAGAGACTTGTTTTAAGCATtctctcttgcttgcttttaatcTTGTCTctagtggtgtgtgtgtgtgtgcaggggaAGGACTTTATTTCCATTGGCTAAGCCCTCCCTTCCCACCCACATCTCTTCCACATCACCTTGGTGtctcccccaaataaaaccagCCCTCCTTATCGCACCGAGGAACGAGGTAGAGTTTGAATGGATTTTATATAAACACTCACCCTGCCAAGCGACCGCTGAGCTCCCAGGATAAACTCACAGCATCTGGCCTGGTTCTCTCTTtctgctccctccccccccctcaccatccccctcccttccctccccctaccCCACTCCATTCCACTCACAACTAAGGGTTTAAGCATATTTAGGGGGATTCAaaaactctccctctctctaaatTCACCAACCTGAACTCAGTTTCAGGATTCCAAGCAGGTCCCAATGGATCTCAAGGATACCACCAGTGAAGGCAGCCTGCAGCCGTCCAGCATCCAGATCTTTGCCAACACGTCCACCCTCCATGGCATCCGGCACATCTTTGTGTATGGGCCCCTGACCATCCGCCGCGTGCTGTGGGCTTTGGCTTTCATGGGCTCGCTGGGCCTGCTGCTGGTGGAAAGCTCGGAGCGCATCTCCTTCTACTTAACCTACCAGCATGTCACCAAGGTGGACGAAGTAGTTGCCCACAGCCTGGCCTTCCCCGCCGTGACATTCTGCAATCTCAATGGCTTCCGGTTCTCCCGCCTCACCACCAATGACCTGTACCACGCTGGAGAGCTTCTGGCCCTGCTCGACGTCAACTTGGATATCCCCAATCCACACCTGGCTGACCCCAGCGTCCTGGAGGCCCTACGGGAGAAGGCCAACTTCAAGCACTACAAACCCAAGGTCTTCAGCATGAGAGAGTTCTTGGAGCGTGTTGGCCATGACCTGAAGGATATGATGCTCTACTGTAAGTTCAAAGGACAGGAGTGTGACCACCAGGACTTCACCACCGTGAGTAACTTGGTTTTCGGTTCTCTTTGGGGCTTTCCGTTCTTGGCCATGAAGGGTTCTTGGGGAGCTCTGATGACTTGGTTTTGAGGTCCGCCGATTCGCTAGAGCAGGGCGGCAGGCCATGCCAATGGGTGAAGGCTGTAAGCAGGGGCAGGCCAGTTGGGCAGCCAGGTGAGTTTGGCAGAGTTTGGCTTGCCATTTACCAGATTTGTGGAAAGGAGAGCAGCCTGCTGAGTCCCGGTGTTGTGTCCAGAATCTTGTAGTCTACGCAGAAGGGAGCTGGAGGTCAGAGGACCCCGGCCTTGGAGAGGATCTCTGTGGCACTGCATCCGGGGCTATGTGCAATTGGCCTTCTACCACTCTGGTAGGGAAGAGTCCTGAACTAGCTATCCAGAAGCCCCTCGGTGCCCGAGGAATGTGACTGTATTGCTTCAGTAGTGGGTGATATGGTAGCTCGCTCTCTCCTCGCTCTCTGCTTGGAAGTGGAAGCAGTCAGGAGGCAGCAATCACAGGCAGAATCGGCTGGAGCTTCTGGGCATGGGGGTAGGGGGCACGGTGGAAGAACACACAAGGAGAGTGGCCTGGTGCTGAGGGGATGGTTCAAGTGGCATCTCTGACTTGGCACATAGATGATGCTGAGATGTGGCACAATACAAGGATCCTTGGCTTTCTTGTCTGCATGGAATTTTGAGCTTGatgtgggggagagga
The window above is part of the Gracilinanus agilis isolate LMUSP501 chromosome 4, AgileGrace, whole genome shotgun sequence genome. Proteins encoded here:
- the LOC123246779 gene encoding acid-sensing ion channel 2-like; protein product: MDLKDTTSEGSLQPSSIQIFANTSTLHGIRHIFVYGPLTIRRVLWALAFMGSLGLLLVESSERISFYLTYQHVTKVDEVVAHSLAFPAVTFCNLNGFRFSRLTTNDLYHAGELLALLDVNLDIPNPHLADPSVLEALREKANFKHYKPKVFSMREFLERVGHDLKDMMLYCKFKGQECDHQDFTTVSNLVFGSLWGFPFLAMKGSWGALMTWF